GTAAATGATGCAAAGCTGAACCGCCCCCATGTGACAGCGATTTTGGCGATGAGTGCCGATGGTAAGCTAGCCGACTATCAGCGATCGGCGGGGCGGTTTGGTTCTCCTCAAGATCAGCGACATTTGGAGGAGCAGGTCGCGGCGGCGGACTTAGTGTTATTTGGGGCCGGTACATTACGTGCCTACGGTACGACTATGTCGGTGCAATCGCCAGCTTTGAAAATGGCTAGAGTGTCTGCTGGTAAGCCGGTACAGCCGATTCAAATGGTGTGTTCGGCTTCGGGGGAGTTAGATGCGAGCTGCGATTTTTTTGCGCAGCCGATTCCGCGCTGGCTGTTGACGACGACTTCGGGGGCAAAGGCTTGGTCCGCGCCGCAGTTTGACCGGGTGTGGTCCATGGGCCGGGCGATCGATTGGCCGCTCGTGATGCAGGAATTCACCCAAGCCGGGATTGAAACCGTGGCGTTGCTGGGTGGGGGCACGATCGTGGCGAGTTTCTTGGAAGCTGGTTTGATTGATGAGATTTGGTTAACGGTTTGCCCCTTAATTCTGGGCGGGGCCACTGCGCCGACGCCCGTTCAAAGTTCTGGCTGGTTGGAAGACGTGGCTCCACGATTGCAGCTAATTGCGGCTCGGCCAATCGAAGATGAAGTATTTCTGCATTACCGAGTCAAGTCGGCTTAGACATAATTTATGCCTAAGTCGTTTAAATGCATCGGATTTAACCTGACAGATCTGGAAACATTGCTTTAATCTGGAGAGGCAAGTTTTGCTCGTCCATGTTTGAGTCTCGACCGTATGCAGGAACCAGTAAAAGTTGAATATCGTGTTGCCTGGATTAATAAAATTGCCGAAATTCCTCAAACGGCCTGGGATGAGTTGGCACTGAAGCTGAAAACGCCATTTTTGGAATGGTCGTGGCTGAATAATATGGAGACATCTGGGAGTACAACGGCTCAGACTGGTTGGCTACCTAATCATTTAGTGGTTTGGCGGGGACAAGATTTAATCGCGATGGCCCCGTTATACGTGAAGGGGCATAGCTACGGTGAGTTTGTGTTCGATCATCAATGGGCGGAGCTGTCAGAGCGACTAGGGATTGATTACTATCCCAAGCTGTTGGGAATGTCACCTTTTACCCCAGCTGAAGGCTATCGCTTTTTGATTGCACCGGGTGAGAATGAGGCGCTGCTGACGGAAATTATGGTTAGCGCGATCGATCAGTTCTGTACCCGTAATCAGATCTCAGGCTGCAACTTCCTCTATGTTGATGCGGAATGGCAGAAGGTGATGGAAGAGCTGGGTTTCCATGCTTGGAAGCATCATAGTTATATTTGGCAAAACCACAATTTCGATACGTTTGATGATTATCTCAAGTCTTTTAATGCTAACCAGCGCCGTAATATTAAACGTGAGCGTAAAGCCGTTGCTAACACTGGTTTGAGTTTTAGGGCGATTACCGGAGATGATATTCAGCCATCGCATTTGAAATTGATGCATGATTTTTATGCGGATACTTGCGATAAATTTGGGTGGTGGGGAAGCAAGTATTTGACTCAGGAGTTCTTTGAGCAATTGCATCAAGCCTTTCGCGATCGCGTTGTGATGTTTGGCGCATACGCTGAGGGTGATGATCAGCCCTTAGGCATGTCTTTTTGTCTAACTAAAGGGGATCGACTTTACGGGCGCTATTGGGGTTCATTCCAATCAATCGATTGTTTGCATTTTGATGCTTGCTACTACTCCCCGATCGAATGGGCGATTCAGAATAAAATTCAGCTGTTCGATCCGGGTGCCGGTGGGCGACAT
This is a stretch of genomic DNA from Romeriopsis navalis LEGE 11480. It encodes these proteins:
- a CDS encoding RibD family protein; amino-acid sequence: MVNDAKLNRPHVTAILAMSADGKLADYQRSAGRFGSPQDQRHLEEQVAAADLVLFGAGTLRAYGTTMSVQSPALKMARVSAGKPVQPIQMVCSASGELDASCDFFAQPIPRWLLTTTSGAKAWSAPQFDRVWSMGRAIDWPLVMQEFTQAGIETVALLGGGTIVASFLEAGLIDEIWLTVCPLILGGATAPTPVQSSGWLEDVAPRLQLIAARPIEDEVFLHYRVKSA
- a CDS encoding GNAT family N-acetyltransferase; amino-acid sequence: MQEPVKVEYRVAWINKIAEIPQTAWDELALKLKTPFLEWSWLNNMETSGSTTAQTGWLPNHLVVWRGQDLIAMAPLYVKGHSYGEFVFDHQWAELSERLGIDYYPKLLGMSPFTPAEGYRFLIAPGENEALLTEIMVSAIDQFCTRNQISGCNFLYVDAEWQKVMEELGFHAWKHHSYIWQNHNFDTFDDYLKSFNANQRRNIKRERKAVANTGLSFRAITGDDIQPSHLKLMHDFYADTCDKFGWWGSKYLTQEFFEQLHQAFRDRVVMFGAYAEGDDQPLGMSFCLTKGDRLYGRYWGSFQSIDCLHFDACYYSPIEWAIQNKIQLFDPGAGGRHKKRRGFPATVNYSLHRFYPPRLAQIFATYIHQINDMEQQEIDAINQELPFKKEAIALQVD